The proteins below come from a single Candidatus Zixiibacteriota bacterium genomic window:
- a CDS encoding pyridoxal phosphate-dependent aminotransferase: MLIDYLTWYKDIEVRLLCKPGIHFLMSSSVDEPTEMLRRDIDRFCRNDISDHLRMSNAWGHVPLIESIAARYEIAADRIVTTNGVSNAIYILCGALLLAGDHVVIESPAYEPLVAAPDFIGCEIDSIRRRPPEFRIDADDLESVLKPNSKLLILSNLHNPSGSLMSDDDLRDIASLAQSVSPKITIVVDEIYHDLGPRECKHAVSLNDCFVSLDGLTKVYGLGSIHTGWIVAQSEVASKVRNLQVIVEGSGSKVNDGIASVVVDNLDEYRDRSIGHVAKNRELLTTHLGPLIDEGLLSGAIPEFGCIYFPRIRSLNNTDSFVDELASRHNIYVVPGRFFGEPSHIRIGFGGESERLDAGVAKLAEAMGRLLT; encoded by the coding sequence ATGCTGATAGACTATTTGACATGGTACAAAGACATCGAAGTCAGATTGCTTTGCAAACCGGGCATTCACTTCCTAATGTCGAGCTCTGTCGATGAACCGACTGAGATGTTGAGGAGAGATATCGACAGGTTCTGCCGGAATGACATTAGCGATCACCTTCGAATGTCCAATGCATGGGGGCATGTTCCTCTGATTGAGAGCATCGCCGCAAGATATGAGATCGCTGCTGACAGGATTGTGACAACGAATGGCGTCTCAAATGCCATCTATATACTCTGCGGCGCGCTGCTGTTAGCCGGCGATCATGTGGTAATTGAATCACCCGCGTATGAGCCACTCGTTGCCGCGCCAGATTTCATCGGATGTGAAATCGATTCGATTAGACGAAGGCCTCCAGAATTTCGCATCGATGCAGATGATCTTGAGAGTGTCCTCAAGCCAAACAGCAAATTGCTCATACTAAGCAATCTTCACAATCCAAGCGGCTCATTGATGTCAGATGATGATCTGCGCGACATCGCTTCTTTGGCTCAAAGCGTCAGCCCGAAGATTACAATTGTTGTCGATGAGATTTATCACGACCTCGGACCTCGCGAGTGCAAACATGCTGTGTCACTAAACGACTGCTTTGTATCACTCGATGGCCTGACCAAAGTCTACGGACTTGGATCGATCCACACCGGTTGGATCGTTGCCCAGTCGGAAGTCGCCTCGAAAGTGAGGAATCTGCAGGTCATCGTTGAAGGCTCCGGATCGAAAGTCAACGACGGCATCGCATCTGTTGTCGTCGACAATCTCGACGAATATCGGGATCGGTCAATCGGGCATGTAGCGAAGAATCGCGAATTGCTCACGACTCACCTCGGTCCGCTGATTGATGAGGGGCTTCTCTCGGGAGCGATTCCTGAATTCGGCTGCATATACTTCCCTCGAATCAGATCCCTCAACAATACTGATTCATTCGTTGATGAGCTCGCATCCCGGCATAACATCTATGTAGTACCGGGAAGATTCTTCGGCGAACCGTCTCATATCAGGATCGGTTTCGGCGGTGAATCAGAACGTTTAGATGCCGGTGTGGCTAAGCTGGCAGAAGCCATGGGCAGGCTCCTGACATAG